DNA sequence from the Lentisphaerota bacterium genome:
AAACAGCGTAACATGTAAAAACCAAAACATGTTGCGCTGTTTTTTGTTTTTTACTCGGGCTCAGATATGGCCCTTCTGGGTTATCGCGGGAATGATTCATTAGGCGCTCAAGCAAAAAATGACCCACGCAATATGCTATACTATCGCCCTGACAGGAGGTTTGCGCATGCGTTACCTACGCCCCAGTCTCTCCCTCGCCGCCGGGCTCGTCCTCTTCACGGCCGCCTGTGCGCGGGCCGATGAGCAGTTCCCCAAGCCCGATTGGACTGATCGGCCCAGCCCGCTTGCGTCTCCCCACGCCATCCCGGGCGGCGCAATCACCCTCTCCGGCATCCAGCCCAAGAGCTTCAACGGCTACCTCGATAATTTCCGCTCCACTCAGGAGGTTTTCGACATGATGTACGAAACCCTCCTCGGCACCGATCCCCTCACGACCGATCTCGTTCCGGGACTGGCCAGCCGGTGGACGGTCTCGGACGATAAGCAGACCTTCACCTTCCACCTCGATCCTGCCGCTCGCTGGTCCGACGGCAAGCCCGTCACCGCCGCCGATGTCCGCTGGACCTTCGACGCGATCATGGATGCCAAGAACGAAACCGGCCCGCACAAGGTGTCGCTCGGCGTCTTTGCCCCGCCCGAAGTTGTTGACGAGCGGACGGTCCGCTTCACGGCCCGCGAGGCTCACTGGCGCAATCTCCTCGCCGCAAGCGGATTCGCCATTCTTCCCCGCCACGCATTTGAGGGGCTTGATTTCAACACGATCAACTTCGAGTTTCCCGTGGTCTCCGGCCCCTACCGCTTTGCGGCGATGCGCGAAAACAGCGATCTGCGCCTGGAACGCCGCGCCGACTGGTGGGCCCGCAACCGCCCGTCAAACGCCGGCATCTACAACTTCCAGACCCTCATCTACCGCTTTTTCACCGATCAGGACAACGCCTTCGAGGCGATGAAGAAGGGCGACATTGATGTCTACGCCGTCTATACCGCCCGCATCTGGGCCAACGAGACCCGCGGTCCCCGCTTCGACAACAACTGGATCGTCCGCCGCCGCGTGCGGAACCACAACCCCGTCGGATTCCAGGGATTTGGCATGAACCTGCGGCGCCCGCCTTTCGACGACCTGCGCGTTCGCCACGCCCTCGCCGCCCTCCTCGACCGCGAAACCCTGAACAGCACACTGATGTTCAACGCGTATTTCCTGCATCGCTCCTATTTTGAGGATCTCTACGACGCCCGCACCCCCTGTACCAACACGCTCATCGCCTATGATCCCGTCCGAGCCTCGGCCCTGCTGAAGGAGGCCGGTTGGGCCGCCAACCCCAAAACCGGCGTCCTCGAGAAGGAGGGCCGACCGCTGGTGATCCGCTTCCTGACCCGCGACGGCGGAGGCGACCGCTTCCTGGCCATCTATGCCGAAGCCCTCAAAAAGGCGGGGATCGACCTCGTCATCGAGCGCAAGGATTTCGCCTCGTGGATGCGCGACATGGATGCCTTCAATTTCGACATGACCTGGTGCAGTTACGGCAGCGGACTCTTCCGCGACCCCGAACACATGTGGCACTCGCGAGAGGCCGACCGCCCTGCGGGCAACAACATCACTGGCTTCAAGGACTCCCGCGTCGATGCCTGGATCGAGAGCCAGAAGACCGAGTTCGACCCCGCCCGCCGCAACACAATCCTCCGCGAGATCGATGGCGTCCTCGCCTCCAGCGTCCCCTTCGTCCTCCTCTGGAACAGCGATGCCACCCGCCTCCTCTACTGGGATAAGTTCGGCATGCCCGACACCGTCCTCTCCAAATACGGCACGGAGGGCGCCGTCGTTGCCTACTGGTGGTTCGACCCTGACTCGTCCGCCGACCTCAAGACGGCCATGACCGCCGGCAAGCCCCTCCCCGCGCGTCCCTTTGAAGTTGATTTCGACACGGTCTTCAAGGCAACGGCCCCCGTCCGAAAGAAGGCGGACACGCCGTAGCGGCCAGCGCCGCACGATTGATTTTCTGACGACACCGCTTCCACAATCGATCAGGGCTCATCATGACCTTACCGGACTCCTACCTCGCGATCCAAACGTCCTTGCGCGCGCTGGGCCGCGTCGCGGTCGCCTTTTCCGGCGGCGTCGACAGCACGCTTTTGCTCAAAGTCGCTGCCGACACGCTCGGTCCGTCCCATGTCCTGGCCGTCATCGGCGACTCGCCCAGCCTGCCGCGCCGGGAAAAGTCCGATGCCGAGGATCTGGCCGCCGGCATGGGCGTGGAACTGGTGGTGGTCCCAACCGGCGAAATGGACAATCCTCAGTACGCCGCCAATCCCAGGAACCGCTGCTATTACTGCAAGCAGATGCTAATGGCTGCGGTGAGCAAACAGGCCGCAGCCCGGGGCATCACCGCCGTGCTCGACGGCCAGAATGCCGACGACCGGAGCGACTGGCGGCCGGGCAGCCAGGCGGCCCGCGAATGCGGCGTGCGCAGTCCGCTGCAGGAGGCCGGCCTCACCAAGGCCGACATCCGCCTCCTCTCCGAAAGCCTCGGACTCCCCACCTCCCGCAAGCCGGCCATGGCCTGCCTCGCCTCGCGCCTCCCCTATGGCACACCCGTCACCCCCGCCGCGCTGCGGCAGATCGAAGCCGCCGAGCAAAGCCTTCAGGACGCCGGCTTCGCCACCGTGCGCGTCCGCCATCATGGCACCGTCGCACGCATCGAGATCGACCCGGAAGAGGTCCCTCGCCTGCTCGACCCCTCCACCCGTCTCCGCATCTCCACCGCCGTCAAGGCTGCGGGCTTCACCTTCGTAGCCCTCGACCTCGACGGGTATCGCACCGGGAGCTTGAATTCGCCATGACCTTCCCCTCCGCCCTAGATGCCATCCTCTCCGGCACGCCTCCCGGCGCGGATGCGATCGCCGTTCTGATTGGCTGTGGCGACACCGACGCCCCGCGCCTCTACGCCGCCGCCGACCGGGTCCGCGCCGCCACGGTCGGCCCGGACGTCCACCTCCGCGGCCTGCTCGAGTTTTCCAACATCTGCCGCCGGAATTGCGACTATTGCGGGCTGCGGCGCGACAACGCCACAGTCGAACGCTACCGCCTCACCCCCGACGAGATCATCGCCGCCGCCTGCGAAGCCGAGACGCTCGGCTTTCCCTCCATCGTCTTGCAATCCGGCGAGGATCTCTGGTTCACCGCTCCGCGTTTGGCCGAGATCCTCCGCGCCATCAAGGCTCAAACGTCCCTGGCCATCACCCTCAGCGTCGGCGAGCGCAACGAGGCCGATTATCGCCTCTGGAGGGAAGCGGGCGCCGATCGCTATCTGCTGCGCATTGAGACCACCGATCCCGCCCTGTTCCGGAGGCTGCATCCCGATGACGACCTGGAGGGGCGCAAGGCCTGTCTACACGCCTTGAAGCGCCTCGGCTACCAGCTCGGCTCCGGCGTCATGGTCGGCCTGCCCGATCAGACCCCCGCCGCGCTTGCGCGCGACGTCCTCTGGCTCTGGGAACTCGGCGCCGAGATGATCGGCGTCGGACCGTTCATCCCACATCCCGAGACGCCTCTGGCCGATGCCGTGGGCGGCACGTTTGAACAGGCCTTGCGGCTCGTCGCCGTCCTCCGTCTGGTCTTTCCCCTCGCGCACATCCCAGCCACAACGGCCATGGCCTCACTCGACCCCCTCGGCCGCGAAAAAGCCCTCCAGGCCGGCGCCAACGTGGTGATGCCCGCAGTCACGCCCACCGACCGCCGACCGCTCTACGCCCTCTATCCCGGCAAGATTTGCCTCGACGACAACGCCCGCAAATGCCGCGGTTGCATCGAGGCCCGCATCCGCGCCATCGGCCGCACCGTCGCCACCGGCCCCGGCCATGTCATCCGGCGCTGATTCCACGCTCCAAAATGGCAATCGGAAATTGGGGACGCTGCCGCTTCCGTTTGAGTGACTCGATGCAAACGGCATCTTGCACGCGCTCAAGGACCGTTTTGCGCGCGATGCCGCAGAAGACGCCGCCCAGACCTACCAGCAT
Encoded proteins:
- a CDS encoding ABC transporter substrate-binding protein, with product MTHAICYTIALTGGLRMRYLRPSLSLAAGLVLFTAACARADEQFPKPDWTDRPSPLASPHAIPGGAITLSGIQPKSFNGYLDNFRSTQEVFDMMYETLLGTDPLTTDLVPGLASRWTVSDDKQTFTFHLDPAARWSDGKPVTAADVRWTFDAIMDAKNETGPHKVSLGVFAPPEVVDERTVRFTAREAHWRNLLAASGFAILPRHAFEGLDFNTINFEFPVVSGPYRFAAMRENSDLRLERRADWWARNRPSNAGIYNFQTLIYRFFTDQDNAFEAMKKGDIDVYAVYTARIWANETRGPRFDNNWIVRRRVRNHNPVGFQGFGMNLRRPPFDDLRVRHALAALLDRETLNSTLMFNAYFLHRSYFEDLYDARTPCTNTLIAYDPVRASALLKEAGWAANPKTGVLEKEGRPLVIRFLTRDGGGDRFLAIYAEALKKAGIDLVIERKDFASWMRDMDAFNFDMTWCSYGSGLFRDPEHMWHSREADRPAGNNITGFKDSRVDAWIESQKTEFDPARRNTILREIDGVLASSVPFVLLWNSDATRLLYWDKFGMPDTVLSKYGTEGAVVAYWWFDPDSSADLKTAMTAGKPLPARPFEVDFDTVFKATAPVRKKADTP
- the larE gene encoding ATP-dependent sacrificial sulfur transferase LarE — its product is MTLPDSYLAIQTSLRALGRVAVAFSGGVDSTLLLKVAADTLGPSHVLAVIGDSPSLPRREKSDAEDLAAGMGVELVVVPTGEMDNPQYAANPRNRCYYCKQMLMAAVSKQAAARGITAVLDGQNADDRSDWRPGSQAARECGVRSPLQEAGLTKADIRLLSESLGLPTSRKPAMACLASRLPYGTPVTPAALRQIEAAEQSLQDAGFATVRVRHHGTVARIEIDPEEVPRLLDPSTRLRISTAVKAAGFTFVALDLDGYRTGSLNSP
- the hydE gene encoding [FeFe] hydrogenase H-cluster radical SAM maturase HydE translates to MTFPSALDAILSGTPPGADAIAVLIGCGDTDAPRLYAAADRVRAATVGPDVHLRGLLEFSNICRRNCDYCGLRRDNATVERYRLTPDEIIAAACEAETLGFPSIVLQSGEDLWFTAPRLAEILRAIKAQTSLAITLSVGERNEADYRLWREAGADRYLLRIETTDPALFRRLHPDDDLEGRKACLHALKRLGYQLGSGVMVGLPDQTPAALARDVLWLWELGAEMIGVGPFIPHPETPLADAVGGTFEQALRLVAVLRLVFPLAHIPATTAMASLDPLGREKALQAGANVVMPAVTPTDRRPLYALYPGKICLDDNARKCRGCIEARIRAIGRTVATGPGHVIRR